Sequence from the Megalops cyprinoides isolate fMegCyp1 chromosome 4, fMegCyp1.pri, whole genome shotgun sequence genome:
GTCAAGGCTGAGAAGCCAGATTCACAAAGGTAAGTTGGTACAGATGTGGGGGAAAAATTTTCATTGGCACATTTGAAAACTCAGGTTCACTGGGCATTGATGAATACAAAGATCATCAAGCAAAAGGTGGCAAGGGACTGCCTAGACGAGGCAAGTGATATTTAGcatctcctctgtgctgctaGTTAGTTAAACCAGTCTTGACCGCATTCAGAGGACAAGACAAATCGTCAAAGACCTGTTTACGAGgctctgtcattttctttgaaacaaGGCATTGTCGATGAATGATGCAGTGCGTCCTGACTGCATGTAGGGAAACAGCCTGGAGCCTTGTTAGTAATGCACTATTTTTGCCTGTTATAGTTTTGGCATCAAAGAAACATGGCTATTGAGTGTCCACAAATccagtgtagaaaaaaaaactgctcccCTGCTCCACAATCCATTAAAGGTTGGCAAAACAAAGTCCTTGTGAAGTTGGCTGTCACTCTCGCTATGACATGTATACTGATGACCATCTTCCAAAAAGTCAGTCCTTTCATCAATTTTAAGAGAGAATGGCTTGGAATATGAAATCATCTGGCAATGTCATTTGACAGCAAAATTGTACTGAGCTGATCAGTGGTGTCCTGTGCTAAAAGAACCAAAATGACCTTTGTGGCACAAGGCAAGAAACACATTCTCCAACAGTCTGAGGCTTATCAGTATTGCATGGTTCCCCTGTTATATTTAGTTCTCTATAGCATTCAGCACATTGTCATGCTCTCCCATGCGAGCTTTtgtctattttatttattttattgtccCTAAAGGGATCATCTAACCTTCACCAATTCTTATTAGTGCAACCCAATCTGATATGTACGATCCAGTGAGCCACAACAAATCAAGCCTGTGGTCCTGTTTTGTTAGTGTTGTAGTTTAAAGCAGATATCTGTCTCTGTAAGTCCTTACTTCCCCCTGAAAAAAAGCCCAGCAGCTTTTTAAAGTTATGCAGTTTCCAggttttaaaacattgttttcctgAAACTTTCCAACACACAATACATTGAGGCATGGGCTGCTCCTCTGTTTtagttaatgtaaaaatgtaaaataataccCTAGGAATGTCTATTTCTtggttttgtactttttttttttactgttttttatgcatttatttttacatcgCCAGATATATTTGTCCCTGCCATAGTCATAGAACCACTGCCTTTAATATGACATGTAGGGTTTGGTAGTCATCCATTTAACTATATAGTTTCATAGGTCAGCCCGTCCACATTTCCCTTTTAAACACAAGGGTCTGGCTGCAGACCATGGGGCGAGTGGAGCTCCACTCTCGAACAGGAAGTGCACTTCCCAGTAAATGTAGAAGTGGTATGCAGTAGGTCTTTTAATTACAACATTAGGTACTGCCGCGTTGTGTTAATCAGGTAATTTTACCGATACGCATAGGGCTTGGGGTGAAATTACACATgaaatgatgaataaacacgATGGATTTATATGTTCATTATAATATatgttcattattaaaattaaaattaaaatgattaattttcatgtcatttcgTTGAATAAACTTTTCTGTCTGCTTCTGGGGAGAAATATTGATATCTCGCCAACGTTAGCGCCGCTAGCCTATAGTAGGCCTATTAACCTGACGCTGATGCAGAACACTGGAATTAGCAAAACACGTTGCATAACGTTAAAAAGTTGTGTCAGGAGGTCGTTTTCACATTTGATAATTCACTCACTTATTTCCAGGGCTAGGACTGGCACGCACAATGCAGCGCActttacatttcaaaggaaTGTCAACCTAaaggtctttttttaaagaagagtCTTTTTACTTGTGCACATTGAGaggtaaatatgtatttttttctattttatagaatagtttgagttttttttttttagtttcagaTAAAATTTTACAAAGGTGCAGACAACCATGCCGGGCTATAGGGCATTACTACTGCCCCTACTGTTCACGGACAGTAATACGCAGAGTGGACATGGAAAGGCATTTGGTGTTATGTCAACATCAACTGACCATGCTCTGTCATAATTGTGTTTtgacactgaactgaacaggTGTAGTGAAGTGGAACACTCTTTCAGTGAAGCACAAAGAGACCTACAGGAAGCCCTACACCATTTCCAGGTGCAGTCGTCTACAATGTAGCAGGCTTTACAAAGACTGTGGGGCTGGCTACCGGGAAATGGTAAGTGGGGAGTCCTTTGGGGGTTTTACTCTTCAGATGACCACCCTGGATACTGCAGTTGGGACTGCTATTTAGACGATGGAGGCCTTGAACAATAACTGACTCCCTTTCATCCCTCAaacctgttctgttttcttgtccttttcaattgtttttctgttgttgttgttctatTACTTCAGTGGTGTTTATATTTctaaatagtaataataataataataataataataataataataataataataatgatgatgatgatgatgatgataataataaactttatttatgtAGCACCTTTCATATCATGgaatgcagctcaaagtgctttacaagagaaacaataaaaatcacaatctacaaagaaaaaaaataaagaaataaaacaaacagtaaaacaataaaatcctcaaaagattaaaaaaaataaataagacaataatagtaataaattgataatgataaaataatccTAACATATAAAGAGCATAAGACAAGtacaagaaatataaaacaagtataagaaatataaaagaaatatgaaataatgaaaatggtgtaaaataataaaagtggaATTAATTGAAAGCAAGATCATAATACTTCCCCGTATTTCGAAAACGCGTAACCCGGAAGTATTCATTTTTATCGCTAGCTTGACACTGGTGAGGTGACGTCGGTGGTCGCCCAATGTGCGATACAGAATGGTAAAAATGGACATTGAAAACGATATTTACTaatttatttagtatttttattccatttccGGCGAATCACGTTTCGGACTAAGAAATGGCGCCTTCGACTACCTAGCTAATCGCATTAGTTTGCAAGCTACAGGAAACCTGCAAAATTTTTTGCTCAAGGGGGTGTAGAATAGTCCACTAGCCTCGCCAGCTCCCGGACTTCGAATCGCATATACATCTAAATGATATATGGAATATATGAAAGTTTAAAGAACAGGTAGCTCGCTCATTTCACCAAACCTGAGATCTCTCGTTTTTGTAGGCGGTGACTCTGCATACAGACCTCGGCGATGTGAAAATCGAGCTTTTCTGCGAAAAAGCTCCAAAGACGTGTGAGGTGTGGGTAACAAATATAGCCTTGTGTATAACCATAGAATTGGTTTTTTGGGGTATCGTTGTAATCgttctttgaaaaacaaatgttgatgTCTTATAGAATTTCCTCGCCTTGTGTGCCAGCGGGTTCTACAACGGATgtattttccacagaaatattAAAGGCTTCATGATACAAACTGGAGACCCCACAGGTAAGGGCcgttaatgtcatttttttctgaattgcGTTCAATATTTTTGGGGTGTGGGACTGTGAAGAGAGAATCTCACGCTGGGATAAAATGCAATGTTCCCGCACAAATTAGCAATAGTTGTAAAAAGATTGTTTTGGTACCCTTGGCACACATGGTACCCTTTCTGAAGTTCGAAGATGATTTGGTTTGCAGTTATTTACACGAATTCGTGTgatgattcatttcatttcaagcgCGCCGACCGGGGTCCCGATCCAAGATACTGACTGAAAAGCAGTAACTTCCGTCCTGAAGCTAATGACGCGTTTGCGTGTGTAGCCAATCCATTTGCGTCTGCCTTTTGTTAGACTTGTAGGAATTCTCAGTCAAGGTTTTATTGCTGCTCACTGGGTACATGGGCACACAAATAAAGAATGTCAGGCCATAAGGTAAAATCAGAAAACTGAGAGAAGAATACTTTTTACAACCTGCTTTACGATACTAGCGTTATCTAAAGAAGTGCTAATTAGGtggttatttttgttattcttctgtttggtgtttgttttgtttcacactttttgttttgaccaagttgtgtgtcagtgatgtAAGTGCGGTAAGGGGTATGTTGTGCTGGTCCCGTGTATAAATCTACAAAATTACCCCTAATGTTTGAAAACCACTAAACAGAAATCATAGTGGCCATTTTACTTTGTGTTAATGATATGTGTTCTGTAAAGTTAGATATGTGTATGTTCTGTACATGTGCTAATGTATAGATGTTAAAAACAAGTTTCCACTAAGCTCAAAATACAGGTTTACAAACCTTTTTTCCTTAGATGAATAGTTTGCTTTGTTCTGACATTCTTTGTGTGCCTGTATAACCAGTGTCCATAATAAAACCAGGTGACAAATTTATGACTGATAATCCCTCCCAGCAGAACACAGTGTGTTTTGATCGATTAGATAGAAGATAAGATACTAGATAGAAGGTGATTAGAACAACATGCAAGAGACTCCCCATGGCTTTTTCTGTCTTATCGTCTGTAGATAAGTTAATGACCCCAGTGCGCTTGAAAATTAGAAGTTTGAAACAAATCGGGCTATCACAGCaagtccatttttttccaatctttGCTTTGGACTTACTCAAGTGTACCAGGTGTTGCAATGACCTTTGTCTGTTCTCAAGAACTCAGATCAATACTAAGTATTTTCCAAAAGATGTTTTCAGTGTACAAaagttacatttacaaaaaataggtttgctttttaaaattattgacGTCAAATTGAGATCAAGTTACAGTCACCAGTATGGAAGCATTAGCCCAAATGAAGGAAGTGTGATTCAAAGCAGTGCACccagtttttttattcttaatgcCTTTTGTGTAAATAAgtcctgcattttttaaaatcttttttttatcttatctCTGAAGAGACTTTCTGAAGAAATTTTGCTTGTCACAGAAGTGTCAAAAGCCCTTTGTAGTCTGCTGTTGCCTCTCTTTACATTGACATGAAAGGCTTCTGGTATCTAACAGGACATACTTCTTTCAACACCTAGGTACAGGGAAAGGAGGAACAAGTATCTGGGGCAGAAAATTTGAGGACGAATTCAACGAACATCTTAAGGCAAGTACTCAGTTGGGACAGACAAGATGTTAAATACCTCCCTTGATACTCATGTGGTTTTAGAAATAGTTAACCAGCAACCACAAGTAGTCATTTAACTTTGTGAGTTTCTGTTGTAATGTCAGTGTTGTCATTGCTTCAGTTGAGTCATGTCATGTGTTCCCACAGCATAATGTTCGAGGTGTTGTTTCTATGGCAAACAATGGCCCCAACACCAATGCATCCCAGTTCTTCATCACCTATGGAAAGCAGCCCCACCTGGACATGAAGTACACAGTGTTtggaaagtgtgtgttttgacTTATGACTTATATTTTAATTTGGCATATTTTTGGGTACAATTCCAATTGATCATGGAAAATTAGGTGTACAGTTGAACACTTTCTGTGTAGTGTTGCTTCAGCTAACATGATTGACAAGCTAAAGTCACAAGTTGTTGTTTACATGAGCAGATCTATTCCTTGGTGGTAGTTGTGCAAAATCTGTTTACAGTTTGGCAAAGTTTTTAAACTTCTGAGCATTGTTTCAAGTATGCTAAATGAATTGCATGGCCTTTTAGGATAATAGATGGCTTGGAGACACTTGATGAACTGGAGAAGCTCCCGGTAAATGAGAAGACATTTCGCCCTTTGAATGATGTCCACATTAAGGATGTCACCCTCCATGCTAATCCATTTGCTGGCTAGAGGAGCGACCAATGCTTGTATTGGGAGGAGAAAACACTGGGTAAGGCAGGGAACAAGAAAACTGAGAGAACAAGTGAAAACATAATAAAGGATGACAATTATATGTTGTGCTTTACCTTGAAATATGTTATGCCCATGGTGATGTCTTTCAAAGCTATGTGACCTGATCCTATTCCAGTAATATGGAAAAACCAACCCTTGTAAATATTCTAACAGTGGTCTTGcaacacaggaaaagaaataCCTGAAAGCTGCACTTTGGAATGTAGTTAAAATGGGACAAAGAATGAAGCTATGAAAAAACCTAAGATGAGGCTTTCGGTGTGTATTGTGAGCAGTAAACCCCATATATGCATGTGGTCTACAAACTACTTCAAAAATCTCTCCTGCGCCCCTGGTAACAAAATAGGACGCAAGTACATTTAGCATTACCACAACAGCTTAAATTCAAAGTTGtaaacccaaaacaaaaaaaacataattattaatgcaattttgtattacagtgctcaaattaaaagtgtttCCTTGCATTGCCTAAAATGACAAGCAATGCCGTGAGTGGATAGATAGCTGGCCTGTGTCTTTGACACGCTAAATTTGGAGattgcagttctgtcctgtaataatgttttgcacaggtcatCTAGCGCTGGCGCCATCTTGAAAACAGGTCAAGTTCCACTATAAATGTACGAggactttatgattgcacatgcggtcttggatggatgaagcggcagcaactacagtggccacagctcccggcaACGTTGACGTATAACGAAGAACCCGAAcatctgctttgtgtgagggatctgtatcatgccaGGATAATGCCTTTTTCCGCTTGTGGCTTTCTTTTTTGAACACACGGTGCAAAAGCAGGTCTCTGGTTCGCACCATGAGCTGAacgtttgtccgtcattaccATTTTTATCTAACCAAGCCCATcgtcatttatttatttatttattttacctcccgttctattgtgcttctgtctgtgccaATCTTCACAATTTtcgcttccatgctccatcttATAGTGCAGTAATCAAGTGATACAGTCCCCGCTAATACTTCCTGGCGCCGGCTCgcagaaagttgaaactagttgctGATTGGATAAGAAAAGTCCTCTTGTGCCAGTACGTCGCCTGAACAGGCTACTATTGATTAAAACTCCGAAATAAACACCACgccagtgattgtttttaatagaaTTGCGTTCCggtctggtaatatcagagccTGTATACGCTAGTAAttcattgcctgatctaaaatctctgcatgccGGATTGCCGGCGTGGGGCCTGAGATCTTTAACGCATGTGTTAAATGTACTCTTCCTGTACATCACTTAGGATAAGGGCGACTGATAAGcaacaaaatttaaatgtgaaatgtgaaacaaaggGATAGAAGTGGTTAATTGCCTCAAAACAGGGTATTAGCAAGCTCCAGCCTCTATGAAATCAATCTCCAACTTAACATCTGTTATACCCAGTTATGCAGCCAGTTAGTAAACTGTAGCCTTCTTGATTACCTTTATTAATCAAATCATCATTCCAGTGACAAACTTTGGGAAATGTGTCAGTTTTctaaatgtgtttcattaatttGTACATTAATGGAACTGTCACTACTGTCAATACTgt
This genomic interval carries:
- the ppil3 gene encoding peptidyl-prolyl cis-trans isomerase-like 3, with the translated sequence MAVTLHTDLGDVKIELFCEKAPKTCENFLALCASGFYNGCIFHRNIKGFMIQTGDPTGTGKGGTSIWGRKFEDEFNEHLKHNVRGVVSMANNGPNTNASQFFITYGKQPHLDMKYTVFGKIIDGLETLDELEKLPVNEKTFRPLNDVHIKDVTLHANPFAG